The nucleotide window AAAAACTGAATGCCCCGGCGCGTTTCAACAGCATTATCAGGCCGTAGGTTACCCAGCTGAAGAAGGCCGTGGCCGGAATGGTCAACATCCAGGCCCAGATAATTTTACGCGCGGTGCCCCAGCGCACCTTGCCGGCTCCCTCCACGGCGCCGACGCCGAAAATGCCTCCGGAGATAACATGCGTGGTGCTGACCGGTATGCCGAGATGCGCCGTGCCGAGCAGGACGAGGGCGGAAGCGGATTCGGCGCAGAAGCCTTCCATGGACCGGATTTTTGTGATGCGCGTGCCCATGGTGCGCACAATCCGCCACCCGCCGAAGGCGGTGCCGAGCGCGATGGCGGCATGGCAGGAAAGAATGACCCACAACGAAACATGAAACGACTGGGTAAGATTCGCCGCGTACATGGTCATGACAATTATTCCCATGGTTTTCTGAGCGTCGTTCGTGCCGTGGCCGAGGCTGTAAAAAGTGGCCGAGATCAACTGGAGACGCCTGAAAAGAGCGTTGGCGACGCCGGGCTGCACGCGGCGGAATATCCAGAAAATAAGGGTTGTGAAAACCATGGCGCCGGCCATGCCCAACAGCGGGGCGAGAAAAATAAACGCGAATATTTTCGTTACCCCGCCCAACAGCACGGATTGCCAGCCGGCCGCGGCAATGGCGCTGCCTATGAGCCCGCCGATGAGCGCATGCGAACTGGAGGTCGGCAAACCCCAGAGCCACGTCAGTATATTCCATATAATCGCGCCGACCAGCGCGGCCAGGACAAGCGGCACGGTCACGCTTTCAAGCGTGATAATTCCCTTGCCGATGGTCTGGGCGATGGAGACGCCGAAGATAAAAGCGCCGACAAAATTGGCCATCGCCGCCAGTCCGACCGCCTGGAGGGGCGTCAGCGCGCGCGTAACGACAATGGTGGCGATGGCGTTGGCCGCATCATGAAACCCGTTGAAAAAATCAAACAGCAGCGCAACCGCGATGACAATAACGGCCAGGTGGACAAGATCAATCATATCATCAGCCCATTTTCACCAGCACGCCCCGCACAACCTTGCCGATGTAGTCCAGGGAATCCACGCAGGACTCCATATGCTCGTAAACGTCCTTGAAGCGCACAATATCAACGGCGGAATAGGAGCCGCTGAAGAGGTCGGCCATGCTCAGATGAAACAGATAGTCGGCCTTGTTTTCAATCGTGTGGATGGCGGCGACCACCTCGTTCACGCCCCTCTTTTTTTCAAGCGCGGTCAGGAGCGGTCCGATCTGCCCGGCGATATCGGCGATCAGCTCGGAAAACGCGGCGACGTTCGGCGGAAATTTTCTGATGTTATAAACCTCAATTTTCTGGGCGACACTGTTGAGAATGTCTAGTCCGCGGTCAATGCCGATGGCGATGGAATGAATATCCTCGCGGTCAAGGGGGGTGATGAAAGTCTTGTGCAGTTCGTCAATGATTTTCATCTCAATCGCATCGCCCTTCAGTTCATAATCCTTGACCGTGGTCAGGTTCAGATGCATTTCGGCCTCGGAGAGCTTGTCAAAACGGCTGATAAAATCCCGGAAAAAA belongs to Kiritimatiellia bacterium and includes:
- a CDS encoding inorganic phosphate transporter; the encoded protein is MIDLVHLAVIVIAVALLFDFFNGFHDAANAIATIVVTRALTPLQAVGLAAMANFVGAFIFGVSIAQTIGKGIITLESVTVPLVLAALVGAIIWNILTWLWGLPTSSSHALIGGLIGSAIAAAGWQSVLLGGVTKIFAFIFLAPLLGMAGAMVFTTLIFWIFRRVQPGVANALFRRLQLISATFYSLGHGTNDAQKTMGIIVMTMYAANLTQSFHVSLWVILSCHAAIALGTAFGGWRIVRTMGTRITKIRSMEGFCAESASALVLLGTAHLGIPVSTTHVISGGIFGVGAVEGAGKVRWGTARKIIWAWMLTIPATAFFSWVTYGLIMLLKRAGAFSF
- a CDS encoding DUF47 family protein; translated protein: MQFRIFDLLLPRETQFYAYMRQLADVLAEGANFFRDFISRFDKLSEAEMHLNLTTVKDYELKGDAIEMKIIDELHKTFITPLDREDIHSIAIGIDRGLDILNSVAQKIEVYNIRKFPPNVAAFSELIADIAGQIGPLLTALEKKRGVNEVVAAIHTIENKADYLFHLSMADLFSGSYSAVDIVRFKDVYEHMESCVDSLDYIGKVVRGVLVKMG